From a single Caldalkalibacillus uzonensis genomic region:
- the rlmD gene encoding 23S rRNA (uracil(1939)-C(5))-methyltransferase RlmD, with product MKREKTRDVAIEKGQKIPLTIKRLGINGEGVGYYKRKVIFVPGALPGEEVVVEVTNVHPGYAEGAIHTVRKPSPERVKPPCPVYDQCGGCQLQHLRYDAQLREKKDIVRQAFERYTNLTGSSLPLRDTMGMDDPWHYRNKSQLQVQKKKEQVLAGLYAMNSHRLIDLSDCLIQHPATNRVTQEMKAILQDLNIPIYDERRKTGLVRTIVTRVGVQTGEVQLVIITTEKHLPKKELLIEEIRRRLPEVKSLMQNINGRKTSLIFGEETLHLAGEEVIQESLGDLSFELSARAFFQLNPTQTVRVYDEVKKAAQLTGKEKVVDAYCGVGTIGLWLARHASEVRGMDVTPEAIADANANAKKHGFPHVQYVVGKAETWLPRWVKEGWHPDVIVVDPPRTGCDKRLLETIIAVKPKRLVYVSCNPSTLAKDSNKLLQSGFRLQYVQPVDMFPHTSHVECVSQIVGKG from the coding sequence ATGAAACGTGAGAAAACAAGAGATGTTGCAATTGAAAAGGGACAAAAAATTCCCCTTACGATAAAACGACTGGGCATTAATGGAGAGGGAGTCGGCTATTACAAGCGAAAGGTTATCTTTGTTCCCGGTGCTTTACCTGGTGAAGAAGTTGTCGTGGAAGTGACGAATGTTCATCCCGGTTATGCAGAGGGGGCGATTCACACGGTTCGCAAGCCGTCGCCGGAACGGGTAAAGCCGCCTTGTCCTGTGTATGATCAGTGCGGGGGTTGCCAGCTGCAGCATTTGCGGTATGATGCCCAGCTTCGCGAGAAAAAGGATATTGTACGCCAGGCGTTCGAACGCTATACGAACTTAACCGGAAGCAGCTTGCCGCTTCGTGACACGATGGGCATGGATGATCCGTGGCACTATCGCAACAAAAGTCAACTGCAAGTACAAAAGAAAAAGGAACAAGTCCTCGCCGGTTTATATGCGATGAATTCCCATCGGCTGATCGACCTGTCCGATTGCCTTATTCAGCATCCGGCAACGAATCGCGTCACTCAGGAAATGAAAGCGATCCTGCAAGACTTAAACATCCCGATTTACGATGAACGCAGGAAAACCGGCCTTGTCCGAACGATTGTGACGCGGGTCGGCGTGCAAACAGGGGAAGTGCAATTAGTGATAATCACAACGGAAAAGCATCTTCCAAAGAAGGAATTGCTGATTGAGGAAATCCGCCGCCGCCTACCGGAAGTGAAATCGCTCATGCAAAATATCAACGGCAGGAAAACATCGTTAATCTTTGGGGAAGAGACACTTCATCTGGCAGGAGAGGAAGTCATTCAAGAATCGCTCGGAGACTTGTCATTTGAACTGTCGGCCCGGGCCTTCTTTCAGCTGAACCCGACCCAAACCGTCAGGGTATACGACGAGGTGAAAAAAGCGGCTCAGTTGACGGGAAAAGAAAAGGTCGTCGACGCCTACTGCGGAGTCGGAACGATTGGCTTATGGCTTGCCCGGCATGCAAGCGAAGTGCGGGGCATGGATGTCACCCCTGAAGCGATCGCCGATGCCAATGCGAATGCGAAAAAACACGGCTTTCCTCATGTGCAATACGTCGTCGGAAAAGCCGAAACGTGGCTGCCCCGCTGGGTGAAAGAAGGCTGGCATCCTGACGTGATTGTCGTCGATCCGCCCCGCACCGGCTGTGATAAACGGTTGCTTGAGACGATCATTGCCGTCAAACCGAAGCGATTGGTCTACGTCTCCTGCAACCCTTCCACATTGGCTAAAGATAGCAACAAGCTCCTTCAATCCGGTTTCCGTCTTCAGTATGTCCAGCCGGTCGATATGTTTCCGCACACAAGCCATGTGGAGTGCGTATCGCAGATAGTTGGAAAAGGATAG
- a CDS encoding cupin domain-containing protein, with amino-acid sequence MTASLKGLKAQVEKRLMESLLRKSIVRKDESVVDGETYELHTHEAIRFRADKPHRCKNPTASQVALHFVIIFMMIENMGLFQK; translated from the coding sequence GTGACAGCATCGCTCAAAGGATTGAAAGCTCAAGTCGAAAAAAGGCTTATGGAATCGCTTTTGCGCAAGTCAATTGTTCGCAAAGATGAGAGTGTTGTCGATGGAGAAACGTATGAGCTTCATACGCACGAGGCGATTCGCTTTCGCGCAGATAAACCTCACCGCTGCAAAAATCCGACTGCATCGCAAGTGGCACTCCATTTCGTGATCATCTTCATGATGATAGAGAACATGGGGCTGTTTCAAAAATAA
- the rlmD gene encoding 23S rRNA (uracil(1939)-C(5))-methyltransferase RlmD: MSTKVQLPVQKNDEVELKIHDLNHEAMGVGRYDGYTLFVKDALPGEVVKAKVLKTKKNFGYAKVVEILEQSPARVEPPCPLFARCGGCQLQHLAYEEQLKYKEQLVKSDLERIGGLDLNKVNVHPVLGMEEPWRYRNKTQVPIGEEEGGLIGGFYRLRSHDIIDMKACLIQHEQHDQVIQKVKEIGTRLGIPAYKEEKHSGLLRHVVAKYGFATGQLMIVLITNGEHIPAQNKLVDELVSSFPNLKSIVQNINIKRTNVIFGDKSKVLWGEPYIYDKIGDIRFAISARSFFQVNPVQTKVLYEKALEYACLEGYETVIDAYCGIGTISLFLAQKAKQVLGVEVVPEAVADAKRNARLNGMTNVQFAVGEAEKIIPWWRAQGIKADVIVVDPPRKGCDESLLQTIIEMKPERVVYVSCNPSTLARDLRILEVGGFQTREVQPVDMFPHTSHVECVILMERIK, encoded by the coding sequence ATGTCTACCAAGGTACAGCTGCCGGTACAGAAAAATGATGAAGTAGAACTGAAGATACATGATCTCAATCACGAAGCAATGGGTGTGGGCCGTTATGATGGGTATACCCTGTTTGTCAAAGATGCCTTGCCCGGCGAAGTGGTGAAAGCAAAGGTCTTGAAGACAAAGAAAAACTTCGGCTATGCCAAAGTGGTGGAGATTCTAGAGCAAAGCCCGGCGCGAGTGGAACCGCCCTGTCCGCTCTTTGCCCGTTGTGGTGGCTGTCAACTGCAGCATTTAGCCTATGAGGAGCAGCTGAAATATAAGGAACAGCTGGTGAAAAGCGATCTTGAACGGATTGGCGGTTTGGATTTAAACAAGGTTAACGTTCACCCTGTGCTAGGCATGGAGGAACCATGGCGATACCGGAACAAAACGCAGGTGCCGATCGGGGAAGAAGAAGGGGGATTGATCGGCGGATTTTACCGCCTGCGCAGTCATGACATCATTGATATGAAAGCCTGTTTGATTCAGCATGAACAGCACGATCAAGTCATTCAAAAGGTCAAGGAGATCGGCACGCGCCTGGGGATCCCGGCTTATAAAGAGGAAAAGCACAGCGGTCTGTTGCGCCATGTGGTAGCCAAGTACGGCTTTGCCACCGGTCAATTGATGATTGTCCTCATCACCAATGGAGAGCACATCCCTGCCCAGAATAAATTAGTGGATGAATTGGTGTCCTCTTTTCCCAATCTGAAAAGCATCGTCCAAAATATTAACATCAAGCGGACCAATGTGATTTTTGGAGACAAGAGCAAAGTTTTGTGGGGAGAGCCTTATATCTATGACAAAATTGGCGATATCCGTTTTGCCATTTCAGCCCGCTCCTTCTTTCAGGTCAACCCGGTGCAAACCAAGGTATTGTATGAAAAAGCCCTGGAGTATGCCTGTTTAGAAGGGTATGAAACGGTGATCGATGCTTATTGCGGCATCGGCACCATCTCTCTGTTTTTGGCTCAAAAAGCAAAGCAGGTGTTGGGGGTGGAAGTTGTTCCCGAAGCTGTGGCCGATGCCAAGCGGAATGCCCGGCTTAATGGGATGACCAACGTGCAGTTTGCCGTAGGAGAGGCAGAGAAGATCATCCCTTGGTGGCGGGCGCAAGGCATTAAAGCCGATGTTATTGTCGTTGATCCCCCGCGTAAGGGCTGTGATGAGTCTCTGCTGCAGACCATTATTGAGATGAAACCGGAGCGGGTGGTGTATGTTTCCTGTAACCCTTCTACCTTGGCGCGGGATCTGCGTATTTTGGAAGTGGGCGGATTTCAAACCCGGGAAGTACAACCCGTTGATATGTTCCCCCACACCAGCCATGTGGAGTGTGTAATATTGATGGAACGTATAAAGTGA
- a CDS encoding FbpB family small basic protein yields the protein MARKKAAHSIAHLIDQYKADILNSKEWLEQIEEKWEKRVMQNSHSQQVHSS from the coding sequence ATGGCCAGAAAAAAAGCGGCTCATTCCATTGCCCATTTGATTGACCAGTATAAAGCGGATATCCTGAACAGCAAGGAGTGGCTTGAACAAATCGAAGAAAAGTGGGAAAAAAGAGTGATGCAAAACTCCCACAGCCAACAAGTCCATTCATCATAA
- a CDS encoding amino acid ABC transporter ATP-binding protein, which produces MIKVTNLKKSFGDLAVLKGIDIEIRPQEVVVVIGPSGSGKSTFLRCLNLLESITDGHVYINGVDLADKKTDINQVRTEVGMVFQQFNLFPHMTVLENITLAPMKVRNWPRTKAEEKAMALLNKVGLAEKAGVYPDSLSGGQKQRVAIARALAMEPKVMLFDEPTSALDPEMVGEVLAVMKQLAKEGMTMVVVTHEMGFAREVADRVIFMDQGVIMEEGDPQQLFSNPQHPRTQAFLSKVL; this is translated from the coding sequence ATGATCAAGGTGACCAATCTAAAAAAGTCCTTTGGTGATCTGGCGGTTTTGAAGGGAATCGACATAGAGATCCGGCCGCAGGAAGTAGTGGTCGTTATCGGTCCGTCCGGGTCGGGAAAATCAACGTTTCTGCGCTGTCTAAACCTTTTAGAATCGATTACGGATGGACATGTGTATATTAACGGGGTGGATCTGGCGGATAAAAAAACCGATATTAATCAAGTACGCACAGAGGTGGGGATGGTTTTTCAACAATTTAACCTTTTCCCCCATATGACGGTTTTGGAAAACATTACGTTGGCGCCGATGAAGGTGAGAAACTGGCCGAGGACAAAGGCAGAGGAAAAAGCGATGGCCCTTTTAAACAAGGTTGGGTTAGCGGAGAAAGCGGGGGTTTATCCCGACTCCCTGTCAGGGGGACAAAAACAGCGTGTCGCCATTGCCCGAGCGTTGGCCATGGAACCAAAAGTGATGCTGTTTGATGAACCCACGTCAGCCTTGGACCCTGAGATGGTCGGTGAAGTATTGGCGGTCATGAAACAATTGGCCAAGGAAGGGATGACCATGGTTGTGGTCACCCATGAAATGGGCTTTGCTCGTGAAGTGGCGGACCGGGTCATCTTTATGGATCAAGGCGTTATTATGGAGGAAGGGGACCCTCAGCAACTGTTTAGCAACCCTCAGCATCCCCGTACACAGGCATTTTTAAGTAAGGTGTTGTAG
- a CDS encoding amino acid ABC transporter permease has translation MSPETVLMSVEAFLAETFNFRLHVIIAYLPFFIKGTLLTIWISLAGVIVGTVLGLMIGLGKMSSNFFIRLPFVWYINFFRGTPLLVQILLIHFGLMPMLMSPVNSTASIIVALALNSAAYIAEIFRAGIQSIDRGQMEAARSLGMTHTQAMRYIILPQAFKRMVPPLGNEFIILLKESSLGAIIAVPELMYWGRAAQAQYFAVWEPYLMAALIYLTLTLSLTHLLNYIERRMKTE, from the coding sequence ATGTCGCCGGAAACCGTTCTAATGTCTGTGGAAGCCTTTTTAGCCGAAACGTTTAATTTCCGTCTCCATGTGATTATCGCTTATCTTCCGTTTTTTATTAAAGGCACTTTGCTGACGATTTGGATCTCCCTGGCAGGGGTGATCGTAGGGACCGTTTTAGGCCTGATGATCGGCTTAGGCAAAATGTCCTCCAATTTTTTCATCCGTCTGCCCTTTGTGTGGTACATTAACTTTTTTAGGGGAACGCCGCTTCTGGTCCAGATCTTGCTGATCCATTTCGGTCTGATGCCCATGTTGATGAGTCCCGTTAACTCTACTGCTTCGATCATTGTCGCCCTTGCTTTGAACTCTGCTGCCTATATTGCCGAAATCTTCCGGGCCGGGATCCAATCCATCGACCGGGGGCAGATGGAAGCTGCCCGGTCACTGGGCATGACGCATACCCAGGCCATGCGCTATATTATTTTGCCCCAGGCCTTTAAGCGGATGGTGCCTCCTCTGGGGAACGAATTTATTATCTTGTTAAAGGAGTCGTCCTTAGGGGCCATCATTGCAGTACCCGAGCTGATGTACTGGGGAAGGGCAGCTCAGGCCCAATACTTTGCCGTATGGGAACCTTATCTGATGGCAGCGCTGATCTATCTCACCTTAACGCTCAGCTTAACGCATCTGCTGAACTACATTGAACGGAGGATGAAGACAGAATGA
- a CDS encoding basic amino acid ABC transporter substrate-binding protein codes for MKKSLWLGLVFLVLTALLAACGSGQPADTNEAAGEENSETAVEEKQQLIVGTEAAFAPFEFLDKGEIVGFDIDLLAAVMEEAGFEHEVRNLGWDPLFVAVQNGEVDLAISGITITDDRIESYDFTRPYYESTHMILVPEDSDIKSATDLVGKKVGVQNGTTGQFAVEKILGENHSDILKYESSAVAIMALKNGDVEAVVTDNAVVNEYLKNNPNDNFVGIEDPENFESEFYGLMFPKGSELVEIFNEALTTVIESGTYAEIYEKWFGTTPDVETLLNAE; via the coding sequence ATGAAAAAATCGTTATGGTTGGGTCTGGTGTTTTTAGTTTTAACAGCGCTGTTGGCTGCTTGCGGTTCAGGCCAGCCGGCAGACACCAATGAAGCAGCTGGAGAGGAAAATAGTGAAACAGCTGTAGAGGAAAAACAGCAATTAATCGTCGGCACAGAAGCTGCTTTTGCCCCGTTTGAGTTCTTGGACAAAGGAGAAATTGTCGGTTTTGACATTGACTTGTTAGCGGCTGTAATGGAGGAAGCGGGATTCGAGCATGAAGTGCGCAATTTGGGTTGGGATCCCCTCTTTGTTGCCGTGCAAAATGGAGAAGTGGACCTGGCTATCTCAGGCATTACCATTACCGATGACCGCATAGAAAGCTATGATTTTACCCGTCCCTATTATGAATCCACCCACATGATTCTCGTCCCTGAGGATTCCGATATCAAAAGCGCCACTGACTTAGTCGGTAAAAAAGTAGGGGTACAAAACGGGACGACGGGACAATTTGCCGTGGAAAAAATCCTCGGTGAAAACCATTCCGATATTTTGAAGTATGAAAGCTCTGCTGTCGCAATTATGGCCCTGAAAAACGGAGATGTTGAGGCCGTTGTCACTGACAACGCCGTGGTGAACGAATACCTGAAGAACAACCCCAATGATAATTTCGTAGGCATTGAAGATCCGGAGAACTTCGAATCCGAATTCTATGGCCTCATGTTCCCTAAAGGTAGTGAACTGGTAGAGATTTTCAATGAAGCCTTAACAACCGTTATTGAAAGCGGGACTTATGCTGAAATTTATGAAAAATGGTTTGGTACAACGCCAGATGTTGAAACTCTCTTAAATGCGGAATAG
- a CDS encoding carbon-nitrogen hydrolase family protein: MATVAAIQMAPHVGQVERNRKKADNMVREAHARGAQLIVLPELWVTGYDLEPALFRRYAEPVSGPTVQQFQALARELQTVLIVPFPEQDARDGNRLYISAAVINNDGAVLGVQRKSLLWGQEKEAFSAGPLDYQVFETALGLVGVLICYDLEFPEPARLLALKGAQLIICPSVWSKTAEPRWEIQTRARALDNLCYVLGVNAAGSRACGRSRLVNPWGQVITESGSDREEIILAPFDPSLVKGARQHIPYFSDYPSAFIPGGQLK; encoded by the coding sequence ATGGCTACAGTGGCCGCCATCCAAATGGCACCTCACGTTGGCCAAGTTGAACGCAACAGGAAGAAGGCAGATAACATGGTCCGGGAAGCCCATGCACGGGGTGCCCAACTGATTGTGCTGCCGGAACTGTGGGTGACCGGATATGATCTGGAACCTGCCCTTTTCCGGCGCTATGCTGAACCAGTCTCCGGCCCGACCGTGCAGCAGTTTCAAGCTTTGGCCAGAGAACTGCAGACGGTGTTGATAGTCCCGTTTCCCGAACAGGATGCCCGTGACGGGAACCGCTTGTATATTTCGGCTGCAGTGATTAATAATGACGGGGCAGTGTTGGGGGTTCAGCGCAAATCATTATTATGGGGACAGGAAAAGGAGGCTTTCTCTGCGGGTCCGTTGGATTACCAGGTGTTTGAGACGGCTCTGGGGCTTGTGGGCGTCCTGATTTGTTACGATTTGGAGTTTCCTGAACCGGCCCGCTTACTGGCCCTGAAGGGAGCGCAGCTGATCATCTGTCCTTCCGTCTGGAGCAAAACAGCGGAACCCCGCTGGGAGATTCAAACCAGAGCCCGGGCCCTGGACAATCTATGTTATGTACTGGGGGTAAATGCCGCCGGAAGCAGGGCATGCGGCCGAAGCAGGTTGGTCAACCCGTGGGGACAGGTGATCACAGAATCTGGCTCTGACAGGGAAGAAATCATCCTTGCGCCTTTTGATCCGTCATTGGTCAAGGGCGCCCGGCAACACATTCCCTATTTCAGTGATTATCCGTCAGCCTTTATTCCGGGCGGGCAGCTTAAATAA
- a CDS encoding DUF1002 domain-containing protein, whose product MLWMMEKPYKKWLASLALFTLLVFSFVLPVSADAITGETVVTLGENLTQEQRQQILAEMGVGEDVEIIYVSNQEEHQYLGQYIDEKTIGTRAISSARITLLEEGAGLTVSTNNIDWVTEEMYANAMATAGIQDADVYVTAPFGVSGTAGLTGIIKAFEAAADIEIDEEQKQVANEEMVTTAELADKIGSEEAAELMRRLKERLADTKLETDEDYRNLIREIAAELGIELTEEDIDALVHLLKRLKSLDINWEQVSNQLKNIRDNLNEILDREETRNFLRKVLDVIIAFFERLKDVFSS is encoded by the coding sequence ATGTTATGGATGATGGAAAAGCCTTATAAAAAATGGCTTGCAAGTTTGGCTTTATTCACTTTGCTGGTGTTTAGTTTTGTCCTGCCGGTTTCTGCTGATGCCATCACCGGGGAAACAGTGGTGACCCTTGGTGAGAACCTGACCCAGGAGCAACGCCAACAAATTTTGGCTGAAATGGGTGTTGGTGAAGATGTGGAAATTATCTACGTATCCAATCAGGAGGAACATCAATATCTCGGTCAGTATATTGATGAAAAGACGATTGGCACACGGGCCATCTCTTCTGCCAGGATTACGCTTCTGGAAGAAGGGGCTGGCCTCACAGTCAGCACCAACAACATTGATTGGGTTACAGAAGAAATGTATGCCAATGCCATGGCCACGGCCGGCATCCAGGATGCTGATGTGTATGTGACGGCCCCATTTGGTGTCAGTGGCACAGCCGGTCTGACGGGGATCATCAAAGCCTTTGAGGCAGCAGCAGATATTGAAATTGACGAAGAACAGAAGCAAGTGGCCAACGAGGAAATGGTCACAACGGCCGAACTGGCCGATAAGATCGGCTCAGAAGAAGCGGCCGAACTGATGAGACGGCTTAAAGAAAGATTGGCTGACACCAAGCTGGAAACCGATGAAGATTACCGTAATCTGATTCGGGAGATCGCCGCAGAACTGGGCATTGAACTTACAGAAGAGGATATCGATGCACTAGTACATTTGCTAAAGCGTCTTAAAAGCCTGGATATCAACTGGGAGCAAGTCAGCAACCAGCTCAAAAATATTCGGGATAACTTAAATGAGATTTTGGACCGGGAAGAAACCCGCAATTTCTTGCGTAAAGTTCTCGATGTAATCATTGCCTTCTTTGAAAGATTAAAAGATGTCTTTTCAAGTTAA
- a CDS encoding diacylglycerol kinase, protein MYKRARIIYNPSAGRELFRKYIPSILEKLERAGYEASCHATTGAGDAIRAAETAVQRRYDLVIAAGGDGTVNEVVNGLAEKKHRPQLGIIPAGTTNDFARALGIPKDFEAACDVIIKGKTTSIDVGKVNRQYFVNIAGGGTLTELTYEVPSRLKTMFGQLAYYVKGIEKLAWLKPTRVTITSPKRVIDEEIMLFLVTNSHSVGGFEKLAPQAVMNDGYFDVLVVRKTTMPEFLKIATQVIRGEHIHDPRVIYFQTAELKVTSLDPVQLNLDGERGGTLPSHFKVLHKHLVLRTPG, encoded by the coding sequence ATGTATAAACGGGCACGCATCATTTACAATCCTTCGGCAGGGCGGGAGCTGTTCCGCAAATACATACCAAGCATACTGGAGAAGCTGGAAAGAGCCGGGTACGAAGCCTCCTGTCATGCCACCACCGGTGCGGGAGATGCCATACGGGCAGCCGAGACTGCCGTTCAGCGCCGTTATGACCTGGTGATTGCTGCAGGGGGAGACGGTACCGTCAATGAAGTAGTCAATGGCTTGGCTGAAAAAAAACACCGTCCCCAACTGGGGATTATCCCAGCTGGCACTACAAATGATTTTGCTCGTGCGCTGGGTATTCCCAAAGATTTTGAAGCGGCCTGTGATGTCATTATTAAAGGAAAAACCACCAGCATTGACGTGGGCAAAGTGAACCGGCAGTATTTTGTCAATATTGCCGGCGGAGGGACGCTCACCGAGCTCACTTACGAAGTGCCCAGCCGGCTCAAAACAATGTTTGGCCAATTGGCTTACTATGTCAAGGGTATCGAAAAACTGGCCTGGTTGAAGCCCACCCGGGTAACCATCACCTCTCCCAAACGGGTCATTGATGAAGAGATTATGCTGTTTTTAGTCACCAACAGCCATTCGGTGGGGGGCTTTGAGAAACTGGCCCCCCAGGCAGTGATGAACGACGGCTACTTTGATGTGCTGGTGGTACGCAAAACAACCATGCCTGAGTTTCTGAAGATTGCCACGCAAGTCATCAGGGGGGAGCATATTCATGATCCCCGTGTGATTTACTTTCAAACAGCTGAACTGAAAGTCACCTCTCTTGATCCCGTCCAGCTGAACTTGGACGGTGAGCGGGGAGGAACGTTACCCAGCCATTTTAAAGTGCTGCATAAACACCTGGTTTTGCGCACCCCGGGCTAA
- a CDS encoding sensor histidine kinase encodes MNIPFIKKYLQKWHNKLTKKSKEKATHESGADTETKPVQPEDYHTVIGRMAAFFAHEIRNPLTTIIGFSQFLEQDPHIKSEPHISQYISIIKEEAIRMESLIQELLTLSKSHLNQDNLSIIDVKSSVEKIVAIYSMQTQNDNIRFITSLADEVYITGNTVRFERLLINLVKNAVEAIKNDGTIEVSVAKENDTVLLSIIDSGPGFAPDQLEQVFYPFFTTKETGTGLGLPICKAITETLGGTITIENHPTKGAHVKMEFPLSRQVANKS; translated from the coding sequence ATGAACATTCCATTTATTAAAAAATACTTACAAAAATGGCACAACAAATTAACGAAAAAAAGTAAAGAAAAAGCAACCCACGAAAGTGGTGCTGACACAGAAACGAAACCCGTTCAACCTGAAGATTACCATACAGTCATTGGTCGTATGGCCGCTTTTTTCGCTCACGAAATACGCAACCCTTTGACAACGATTATCGGTTTTTCTCAGTTTTTAGAACAGGATCCGCACATCAAATCAGAGCCTCACATCTCTCAATATATTTCTATTATTAAGGAAGAAGCCATACGCATGGAGTCCTTAATTCAAGAACTGCTGACTTTGTCAAAGTCTCATTTAAACCAAGACAACCTGTCCATTATTGATGTAAAAAGCAGTGTTGAAAAAATTGTCGCCATCTATTCCATGCAGACCCAAAATGACAATATCCGCTTCATTACCTCTTTAGCAGACGAAGTGTATATTACGGGAAACACTGTACGTTTTGAAAGATTGCTGATCAATTTAGTCAAAAATGCAGTCGAAGCCATTAAAAACGATGGAACGATTGAAGTCAGTGTTGCAAAAGAAAACGACACTGTATTACTCTCAATTATTGACAGCGGTCCGGGATTTGCACCTGACCAGCTTGAGCAAGTCTTCTATCCCTTCTTTACCACCAAAGAAACCGGAACAGGATTGGGATTGCCGATATGCAAGGCGATTACCGAAACGTTAGGTGGTACAATCACCATTGAAAATCATCCCACCAAAGGCGCTCACGTGAAAATGGAATTTCCCTTAAGCCGACAAGTTGCGAACAAAAGTTGA
- a CDS encoding accessory gene regulator ArgB-like protein, which translates to MFEKWAVTAADYIKKANPEETEPHDVLVFGFTILFNVLFTLFLLFCIGWLLEVPFLVLQVALSFMIVRILTGGAHLDHSLACSLASILYILVSLLLPINDLLMNSYFAATILLLLRYAPYYEPHQLKHSQQWERKKKLLAIIWVIISIVLYHFFLQPGLLFGALLQALSLTPAGINLTHMLNTMLAKGGENHEKNS; encoded by the coding sequence ATGTTTGAAAAGTGGGCTGTAACTGCCGCCGACTACATTAAAAAAGCCAACCCGGAAGAAACGGAACCTCATGACGTCCTTGTTTTTGGCTTTACGATCTTGTTTAATGTATTGTTTACATTGTTCCTTTTATTCTGTATTGGCTGGCTGTTGGAGGTCCCCTTCCTTGTCCTGCAAGTTGCTCTATCCTTTATGATCGTCCGTATCCTGACTGGGGGCGCCCATTTGGATCATTCTCTCGCCTGCTCACTAGCAAGTATACTGTATATTTTAGTGTCCCTTTTACTTCCAATTAACGACTTATTGATGAACAGTTACTTTGCCGCCACCATCCTGTTGCTCCTTCGCTATGCTCCCTATTATGAACCTCACCAGTTGAAACATTCACAACAATGGGAGCGCAAAAAAAAATTGTTAGCAATTATATGGGTGATCATCAGCATCGTGCTCTATCACTTCTTCCTTCAGCCCGGGTTGCTCTTCGGTGCTCTGCTGCAAGCGTTGTCACTAACCCCGGCTGGGATTAATCTCACCCATATGTTGAATACAATGCTTGCCAAAGGAGGTGAAAACCATGAAAAAAACAGCTAA
- a CDS encoding AgrD family cyclic lactone autoinducer peptide — MKKTAKCISKMTLALSKVFVNASSPFTHAPKIPESLKKTK, encoded by the coding sequence ATGAAAAAAACAGCTAAATGCATCTCAAAAATGACCCTTGCTCTTTCCAAAGTGTTTGTTAATGCCTCCAGCCCATTTACTCATGCTCCCAAAATACCTGAAAGCCTAAAGAAAACGAAATAA